One window of the Bacteroidota bacterium genome contains the following:
- a CDS encoding heavy-metal-associated domain-containing protein: MSTLTKSFFSAIGLIILLSAGLEAAVKPKSETVTIHTSAICESCKKRIEKSLKATEGVLEASLNLNNKKIKVKYDPAKTSPDKIRQTIANTGYDADDVKKNEAAFDKLPNCCQKPMDEH; this comes from the coding sequence ATGAGTACACTTACCAAATCATTCTTCAGCGCCATCGGTCTGATTATACTACTATCTGCTGGTCTGGAAGCTGCCGTGAAGCCCAAGTCCGAAACGGTTACGATTCATACCTCAGCTATTTGCGAATCCTGCAAGAAGCGAATAGAAAAGAGCTTGAAAGCTACAGAAGGTGTTCTGGAAGCATCGTTGAATCTGAACAACAAAAAAATCAAAGTGAAATATGACCCGGCAAAAACCTCGCCCGACAAAATCCGGCAGACTATTGCCAATACGGGGTATGACGCAGACGATGTAAAGAAAAACGAAGCCGCTTTTGACAAACTTCCCAACTGCTGTCAAAAGCCTATGGACGAACATTAG
- a CDS encoding TonB-dependent receptor encodes MKYLLFIVLGFLPFQSLWAQTVHGHVVEELAGGKTVPISGAFVSVFHSTNGVVTDSLGIFVIHEVNPDVDALLVTAFGYQSDTVYLKGNTMMTISLFPLTIDAVEITRRKASRLETTPMNVEVINSLDLVKDACCNLSESFESSASVDVNFTDAVSGAKEIRMLGLDGIYTQILVENIPSIRSLGNTFGLNFIPGPLMSSIQLNKGAGSVVNGYESMTGQINVELKKPRLADKLYVNLYLNQDMRTELNLISATKLSSKWSTLSAVHGQLNWLKMDLNHDGFMDNPLVKNLNLFNRFNYESGKVFGFWSSVTVNLEDRRGGQSAFNPNEGRLTQDNWGLRLKTERVEAFAKTAFNLPKENFIGIQYKYIYHHQFGYIGRRDYTGLEHFGYLNFIYQKNLNEKDDLIKFGASGQIDYVNEVFDTLNRNRTEIVPGIFSEVAFSFGKRKNIVLVGGLRADYHNLYGFFITPRFNMKWNIIPDLSFRVSGGRGYRVPTLFAENFGLLANNREIFIDPNIKVEEAWNYGANLTYKYFLNFREGLISIDYYRTDFIRQVVVDLENARKLQFYNLDGHSFANAMQVELSYEVIKGFDVKLAYKFEQTKTDYQSGRKIIPLRPQHRGLVSLQYKTRKERWRFNTSFNWFGKTRIPDTSPNDVENQRLLQSKDFFQLNAQITFKIKKWEIYLGGENLTNFSQKNPIISSSQPFSNQFDASLIWAPLRGAMAFAGFRFVLN; translated from the coding sequence ATGAAATATTTATTGTTTATTGTTTTAGGGTTTTTACCCTTTCAGTCGCTATGGGCGCAAACGGTTCATGGCCATGTGGTTGAAGAGTTGGCTGGTGGGAAAACCGTACCGATTTCGGGAGCCTTTGTTTCGGTGTTTCACTCGACCAACGGAGTTGTCACTGATAGCCTGGGCATCTTTGTCATTCATGAAGTAAATCCCGATGTAGATGCACTTCTGGTCACTGCGTTTGGTTATCAGAGCGACACCGTTTACCTAAAGGGAAATACGATGATGACCATTTCGCTGTTTCCGCTGACCATAGATGCCGTGGAAATCACTCGAAGGAAAGCATCACGGCTTGAAACTACCCCCATGAATGTGGAGGTGATTAATTCTCTTGATTTAGTAAAAGATGCCTGTTGTAACCTCAGTGAGAGTTTTGAAAGCTCTGCTTCGGTGGATGTGAATTTCACCGATGCTGTGTCAGGTGCTAAAGAAATAAGGATGCTGGGTCTCGACGGTATTTATACTCAAATTTTGGTTGAAAACATTCCCTCCATCCGTAGTTTGGGAAACACTTTCGGGCTGAATTTTATTCCCGGCCCATTGATGAGTTCAATTCAACTGAACAAGGGAGCAGGAAGCGTAGTGAACGGCTATGAATCCATGACCGGTCAAATCAATGTGGAATTGAAAAAGCCCCGACTGGCCGATAAATTATACGTAAACTTATATCTCAATCAAGATATGCGCACCGAACTCAACCTGATTTCTGCTACCAAACTCAGCAGCAAGTGGAGTACACTTTCGGCGGTGCATGGACAATTGAACTGGTTGAAAATGGATTTGAACCATGATGGATTTATGGATAATCCGCTGGTTAAAAATCTGAACCTCTTTAACCGCTTTAATTATGAAAGCGGAAAGGTATTTGGATTCTGGAGCAGCGTCACGGTCAATCTGGAAGACCGTCGGGGAGGGCAGTCAGCCTTCAATCCTAACGAAGGCAGATTGACTCAAGACAATTGGGGATTAAGACTCAAAACAGAACGGGTAGAAGCCTTTGCCAAGACCGCCTTCAATCTGCCAAAAGAAAATTTCATCGGGATACAGTACAAATACATCTATCACCATCAGTTTGGCTACATCGGAAGAAGAGATTATACCGGCTTAGAACATTTTGGCTATCTCAATTTCATCTACCAAAAGAATCTGAATGAAAAGGATGACCTGATAAAGTTCGGGGCTTCCGGCCAGATAGATTATGTGAATGAAGTGTTCGACACCTTGAACCGAAACCGAACAGAAATTGTTCCGGGAATTTTCTCGGAAGTAGCTTTTAGTTTTGGGAAACGCAAGAATATTGTCCTCGTCGGTGGCCTGCGAGCCGATTATCATAATCTCTACGGATTCTTCATTACGCCGAGGTTCAACATGAAGTGGAATATTATTCCTGATTTAAGTTTTCGTGTAAGCGGCGGGCGGGGATACCGAGTACCTACTCTCTTTGCCGAAAATTTCGGCTTGCTGGCAAACAACCGCGAAATCTTCATTGATCCCAATATCAAAGTGGAAGAGGCCTGGAACTATGGCGCCAACCTGACTTATAAATACTTCCTGAACTTCCGAGAAGGATTAATCAGCATTGATTATTACCGGACAGATTTCATTCGTCAAGTCGTGGTTGATTTGGAAAACGCACGAAAGTTACAATTCTATAACCTCGATGGTCATTCCTTTGCCAATGCCATGCAGGTTGAATTAAGCTATGAAGTTATCAAGGGCTTTGATGTCAAACTGGCTTATAAATTCGAGCAAACCAAGACAGATTATCAAAGCGGCAGAAAAATAATTCCCTTACGGCCACAACATCGTGGCTTAGTGTCGCTGCAATATAAAACCCGTAAGGAACGCTGGAGATTTAATACCAGTTTCAACTGGTTTGGCAAAACGCGGATTCCGGATACATCACCAAACGATGTTGAAAACCAAAGACTGCTTCAATCCAAAGATTTCTTCCAACTCAATGCACAGATCACCTTCAAGATCAAGAAATGGGAAATCTATTTGGGTGGAGAGAACCTGACCAACTTCAGCCAAAAGAATCCGATTATATCCAGTAGCCAGCCGTTCAGCAACCAGTTCGATGCTTCGCTGATTTGGGCGCCACTCAGGGGAGCGATGGCTTTCGCCGGATTTCGATTTGTGCTGAACTGA